Proteins from a single region of Platichthys flesus chromosome 16, fPlaFle2.1, whole genome shotgun sequence:
- the ube2z gene encoding ubiquitin-conjugating enzyme E2 Z: MADSFGEKSSGSALGSGVTGHGSGASLLPTLTNSLPGGASVAIGDHPSSSPAFPPPAAVVHSGLTTVMAPMSAVTATAAGFGTTFSPGILPPVVAVSPSLHTVLPLPGIALGVGGVAGAGLLSQIHTTPWDPTLSTDWDNEKASQQCILRIKRDIMSIYKEPPPGMFVVPDPQDMTKIHALITGPFDTPYEGGFFLFLFRCPPDYPIHPPRVKLITTGHNTVRFNPNFYRNGKVCLSILGTWTGPAWSPAQSISSVLISIQSLMTENPYHNEPGFEQEHHPGDSKNYNECIRHETMRVAVCDMLEGKVSCPKALWSVMEKSFLEYYDFYEGVCKERLHLQGQNMQDPFGEKRGRFNYQGLQARLSTTHRQIREKNLAEGDPNNDDSDSDTSSSGTDPDSQGSTLP; encoded by the exons ATGGCGGACAGCTTCGGAGAGAAGTCCAGTGGCAGTGCCCTTGGCTCAGGCGTCACCGGACATGGCAGCGGAGCCTCGCTGCTGCCGACTCTAACCAACTCTCTTCCCGGGGGGGCCTCGGTAGCCATCGGTGATCACCCGAGCTCCAGCCCGGCCTTCCCCCCTCCCGCTGCGGTCGTCCACAGTGGCCTTACCACTGTAATGGCACCCATGTCCGCTGTCACTGCTACCGCTGCCGGGTTTGGGACCACATTCAGCCCCGGCATCCTGCCACCGGTCGTGGCCGTGTCGCCATCCTTACACACCGTCTTGCCTCTCCCCGGTATCGCGCTGGGTGTCGGCGGGGTGGCAGGAGCGGGCCTCCTATCCCAAATCCACACCACGCCCTGGGACCCGACCCTCAGTACGGACTGGGACAACGAGAAGGCTTCCCAGCAGTGCATCCTGAGGATAAAGAG GGATATCATGTCAATCTACAAGGAACCTCCCCCAGGGATGTTTGTCGTTCCTGATCCTCAAGACATGACCAAG ATCCACGCACTTATCACAGGGCCATTTGACACTCCATATGAGGGCggcttctttctcttcctgttccGCTGCCCACCTGACTACCCCATCCACCCACCCCGGGTCAAGCTCATCACCACAGGACACAACACAGTCCGCTTCAACCCCAACTTCTACCGCAATGGCAAGGTTTGCCTCAGCATCCTGGG gaCATGGACTGGCCCAGCATGGAGTCCAGCTCAGAGCATCTCATCTGTCCTCATCTCTATCCAGTCTCTGATGACAGAGAACCCCTATCACAACGAACCTGGCTTTGAACAG gaGCATCACCCAGGAGACAGTAAGAACTACAACGAGTGTATCCGCCATGAAACCATGAGGGTGGCAGTGTGTGACATGCTGGAAGGCAAAGTCTCCTGTCCAAAAGCTCTGTG GAGTGTGATGGAGAAGTCCTTCCTTGAATACTACGATTTCTATGAAGGAGTCTGCAAAGAGAGACTGCATCTACAGGGACAGAACATGCAG GACCCATTTGGTGAGAAGCGTGGTCGTTTCAACTACCAGGGCCTGCAGGCTCGCCTCAGCACCACCCACAGGCAAATACGGGAGAAAAACCTGGCAGAGGGCGACCCCAACAATGATGACTCGGACTCAGACACCAGCTCCTCAGGGACAGACCCTGACAGCCAGGGCAGCACCCTGCCCTGA